One genomic segment of Bombina bombina isolate aBomBom1 chromosome 4, aBomBom1.pri, whole genome shotgun sequence includes these proteins:
- the LOC128657862 gene encoding uncharacterized protein LOC128657862 isoform X2 → MQKKLLKMTARSRRIPKRFLTDDETLWKTRAIRAQKRLKLLEKRQGEKQKKQETVLEQKAAVTPPERERMQEGNKRDKVGKVNNGAGDKEVEGSTTGPQGMAAADKEGQDGHRVSHKKHDSREQ, encoded by the exons ATGCAGAAGAAGTTGCTGAAGATGACGGCCAGAAGCAGGAGAATTCCCAAACGGTTCCTTACAGATGATGAGACCCTCTGGAAGACGAGAGCAATCCGGGCTCAGAAGAGATTGAAGCTCCTGGAAAAaaggcagggagagaaacagaagaAGCAGGAGACGGTCTTGGAGCAGAAGGCAGCGGTAACCCCCCCTGAGAGAGAGCGGATGCAAGAGGGTAAC AAGAGAGACAAAGTGGGTAAAGTGAACAATGGAGCAGGTGACAAAGAGGTCGAAGGGAGCACGACAGGGCCGCAGGGAATGGCGGCAGCAGACAAGGAAGGACAAGACGGGCATCGTGTGAGCCATAAGAAACACG atTCAAGAGAGCAGTAA
- the LOC128657862 gene encoding uncharacterized protein LOC128657862 isoform X1, with the protein MQKKLLKMTARSRRIPKRFLTDDETLWKTRAIRAQKRLKLLEKRQGEKQKKQETVLEQKAAVTPPERERMQEGNKRDKVGKVNNGAGDKEVEGSTTGPQGMAAADKEGQDGHRVSHKKHGKQMYYSDSSESSSDSSTDDDFEDDKRNGRGHRKILKIVRKLYAKQEKNKVVKEGYEDGDSSDNVVNLDDEVAATKLLPLPTHLKAKVVRKAQRGRYVDVFEMTREALAVKSNEGRGRRAKQTFPEWVKGMVIYAECFLTANPDKMKGVLRYIHLIAECYTTYGGFAWKDYDREFRKGNIQLGGKGRKDFGVKILDTWTRVMKVPEAQGRPIGQGKTFRTEAKECWAFNDKRCDRGNSCKYKHACRHCGGAHPGVDCRKGNANNNSKFSFRGHGGNGSGGGMAGNGQNTAEGR; encoded by the exons ATGCAGAAGAAGTTGCTGAAGATGACGGCCAGAAGCAGGAGAATTCCCAAACGGTTCCTTACAGATGATGAGACCCTCTGGAAGACGAGAGCAATCCGGGCTCAGAAGAGATTGAAGCTCCTGGAAAAaaggcagggagagaaacagaagaAGCAGGAGACGGTCTTGGAGCAGAAGGCAGCGGTAACCCCCCCTGAGAGAGAGCGGATGCAAGAGGGTAAC AAGAGAGACAAAGTGGGTAAAGTGAACAATGGAGCAGGTGACAAAGAGGTCGAAGGGAGCACGACAGGGCCGCAGGGAATGGCGGCAGCAGACAAGGAAGGACAAGACGGGCATCGTGTGAGCCATAAGAAACACGGTAAGCAAATGTATTATAGTGACAGTAGTGAATCTTCGTCAGATAGTTCCACGGATGATGACTTTGAGGATGATAAGCGTAATGGGAGGGGgcatagaaaaatcttgaaaattgTAAGAAAGTTATATGCTAAGCAAGAGAAAAATAAGGTGGTGAAGGAAGGGTATGAGGACGGGGACAGCAGTGATAATGTGGTGAATTTAGACGATGAAGTAGCAGCGACCAAGCTCTTACCCCTTCCCACACATTTAAAAGCGAAGGTTGTTAGGAAAGCGCAGAGAGGACGGTATGTGGATGTGTTTGAAATGACTAGGGAAGCTTTGGCGGTCAAATCTAATGAGGGAAGGGGGAGAAGGGCAAAGCAGACATTTCCAGAATGGGTGAAAGGGATGGTCATATATGCAGAATGTTTTCTAACGGCCAATCCAGATAAGATGAAAGGGGtgctgagatacatacatttaatagCGGAATGCTACACCACATACGGGGGTTTCGCATGGAAGGATTATGATAGGGAATTTAGGAAAGGAAATATACAATTGGGAGGTAAAGGTAGGAAGGATTTTGGGGTAAAAATACTAGATACATGGACGAGGGTGATGAAGGTCCCTGAAGCACAAGGTAGGCCCATAGGGCAAGGGAAAACATTCAGAACAGAGGCAAAGGAATGCTGGGCGTTTAATGACAAGAGGTGCGACAGGGGGAATTCATGTAAATATAAGCACGCATGTAGGCATTGTGGCGGAGCGCACCCAGGAGTGGATTGTAGGAAGGGTAATGCCAATAACAATAGCAAGTTTTCCTTTCGAGGGCACGGGGGCAACGGTAGCGGAGGAGGAATGGCGGGTAATGGCCAAAACACCGCTGAGGGTAGATAG